Proteins encoded by one window of Centroberyx gerrardi isolate f3 chromosome 21, fCenGer3.hap1.cur.20231027, whole genome shotgun sequence:
- the LOC139925397 gene encoding gamma-crystallin M2-like isoform X2 yields MQKITFFEEKKFQGRCYNCSSDCPDLHTYFSRCNSIRVESGVWVIYEKPNYKGFQYILSPGEYTDNEQWMAFSDSVKSCRAIKNVYGNAWKLRLYERPDFGGQMVEYSEDCPSVYDALKLSEVYSCVVTHGAWVFYELPNYRGHQYFLERGEYRQSSDWGATSPGIGSMRRITEF; encoded by the exons ATGCAAAAA ATAACATTTTTTGAGGAGAAGAAGTTCCAGGGCCGCTGCTACAACTGCAGCAGTGACTGTCCCGACCTGCACACTTACTTCAGCCGCTGCAACTCCATCCGGGTGGAGAGCGGCGTCTGGGTGATCTATGAGAAACCCAACTACAAGGGTTTCCAGTACATCCTCAGCCCTGGGGAGTACACCGACAACGAGCAGTGGATGGCCTTCAGTGACAGCGTCAAATCCTGCCGCGCCATAAAGAAT GTTTATGGAAATGCGTGGAAGCTAAGGCTGTACGAGAGACCTGACTTTGGAGGGCAGATGGTGGAGTACTCCGAGGATTGTCCTTCGGTGTACGATGCCTTGAAGCTGAGCGAAGTTTACTCCTGTGTGGTGACTCACGGTGCCTGGGTTTTCTACGAGCTCCCCAACTACAGGGGGCACCAGTACTTCCTAGAGCGCGGCGAGTACCGGCAGAGCAGCGACTGGGGCGCCACCTCGCCTGGCATTGGTTCCATGCGCAGGATCACAGAGTTTTAA
- the LOC139925397 gene encoding gamma-crystallin M2-like isoform X1: protein MGKITFFEEKKFQGRCYNCSSDCPDLHTYFSRCNSIRVESGVWVIYEKPNYKGFQYILSPGEYTDNEQWMAFSDSVKSCRAIKNVYGNAWKLRLYERPDFGGQMVEYSEDCPSVYDALKLSEVYSCVVTHGAWVFYELPNYRGHQYFLERGEYRQSSDWGATSPGIGSMRRITEF, encoded by the exons ATGGGGAAG ATAACATTTTTTGAGGAGAAGAAGTTCCAGGGCCGCTGCTACAACTGCAGCAGTGACTGTCCCGACCTGCACACTTACTTCAGCCGCTGCAACTCCATCCGGGTGGAGAGCGGCGTCTGGGTGATCTATGAGAAACCCAACTACAAGGGTTTCCAGTACATCCTCAGCCCTGGGGAGTACACCGACAACGAGCAGTGGATGGCCTTCAGTGACAGCGTCAAATCCTGCCGCGCCATAAAGAAT GTTTATGGAAATGCGTGGAAGCTAAGGCTGTACGAGAGACCTGACTTTGGAGGGCAGATGGTGGAGTACTCCGAGGATTGTCCTTCGGTGTACGATGCCTTGAAGCTGAGCGAAGTTTACTCCTGTGTGGTGACTCACGGTGCCTGGGTTTTCTACGAGCTCCCCAACTACAGGGGGCACCAGTACTTCCTAGAGCGCGGCGAGTACCGGCAGAGCAGCGACTGGGGCGCCACCTCGCCTGGCATTGGTTCCATGCGCAGGATCACAGAGTTTTAA
- the LOC139925393 gene encoding gamma-crystallin M3-like, which translates to MNGKIIFYEDRNFQGRSYECNSDCSEISSHLSRCNSCKVESGTFMVYDQPNYTGQQYLLRRGEYPEYQRMMGFSDCIRSCRMIPVHRGPFRMRIYERENFGGQMHELMDDCDSIQDRYRMSEIQSCNVMDGHWLMFEQPHYRGRMMYLRPGEYRNLREMGNEDMRFSSIRRITDSY; encoded by the exons ATGAACGGAAAG ATCATTTTCTATGAGGACAGAAACTTCCAGGGTCGCTCGTATGAGTGCAACAGCGACTGCTCTGAGATCTCCTCTCACCTGAGCCGATGCAACTCCTGCAAGGTGGAGAGCGGGACATTCATGGTCTATGACCAGCCCAACTACACGGGACAGCAATACCTCCTGAGGAGGGGAGAGTACCCAGAGTATCAGCGCATGATGGGCTTCAGCGACTGCATTAGGTCCTGCCGCATGATCCCTGTG CACAGAGGACCTTTTAGGATGAGGATCTACGAAAGGGAGAACTTTGGCGGCCAGATGCATGAACTGATGGACGACTGCGACTCCATCCAGGATCGCTATCGTATGTCCGAGATCCAGTCCTGCAACGTGATGGACGGGCACTGGCTGATGTTTGAGCAGCCCCACTACCGAGGCAGGATGATGTATCTTAGGCCAGGAGAGTACAGGAACCTCAGAGAAATGGGCAATGAGGACATGAGGTTCAGTTCTATCAGACGCATCACAGACTCTTATTAA
- the LOC139925389 gene encoding gamma-crystallin S-1-like yields the protein MEKITFYEDRNYQGRCYDCNNDSSDLHTYFSRCNSIRVEGGFWVIYEKPNYMGYQYVLTPGEYPDYQRWLGFNDTIRSCRMIRNVGNSWRMKVWERANFEGQSMDVADNMPAFHERWHSRDVHSCRVFEGAWIFYEHPNYRGRQYLLERGEYRRYTEWGGEQASVGSIRRVKEF from the exons ATGGAGAAG ATCACTTTCTATGAGGACAGAAACTACCAGGGACGATGCTATGACTGCAATAATGACTCTAGCGACCTGCACACCTACTTCAGCCGCTGTAACTCCATCAGAGTGGAGGGAGGATTCTGGGTAATCTATGAGAAACCAAACTACATGGGTTACCAGTATGTGCTGACCCCAGGAGAATATCCAGACTACCAGCGCTGGCTGGGCTTCAACGACACCATCAGGTCCTGCCGCATGATTAGGAAT GTGGGGAACTCGTGGAGGATGAAGGTCTGGGAGAGGGCCAACTTCGAAGGCCAGTCGATGGACGTGGCGGACAACATGCCCGCCTTCCACGAGCGTTGGCACAGCCGCGACGTCCACTCCTGCAGGGTGTTCGAAGGCGCTTGGATCTTCTACGAGCATCCCAACTACAGGGGGCGCCAGTACCTGCTGGAGAGGGGCGAATACCGACGTTACACCGAATGGGGGGGTGAGCAGGCCAGCGTTGGCTCCATCCGCCGGGTTAAGGAGTTCTAG
- the LOC139925394 gene encoding gamma-crystallin M3-like: MTMGKIIFYEDRNFQGRSYETSSDCPELTSYLSRCNSCRVESGYFMVYERPNFMGNQYFVRRGEYSDYERMGMTDCIRSCRTIPMHRGEFRIRIYERENFEGQMHELMDDCDNMMDRFRMSDCQSCNVMDGHWLMYEQPSYRGRMMYLRPGEYRNLREMGMDNMRFSSIRRIMDSC, translated from the exons ATGACCATGGGCAAG ATCATCTTCTACGAGGACAGGAACTTCCAGGGTCGCTCCTATGAGACCAGCAGTGACTGTCCTGAGCTGACCTCTTACCTGAGCAGGTGTAACTCCTGCAGGGTGGAGAGCGGCTACTTCATGGTCTATGAGAGGCCAAACTTCATGGGAAACCAGTACTTtgtcaggagaggagagtacTCTGACTACGAGCGTATGGGCATGACTGACTGCATCAGGTCCTGCCGTACGATCCCCATG CACAGGGGAGAGTTCAGGATTAGGATTTACGAGAgggagaactttgaaggccagATGCACGAGCTGATGGACGACTGCGACAACATGATGGATCGTTTCCGCATGTCTGACTGCCAGTCTTGCAACGTGATGGACGGCCACTGGTTGATGTACGAGCAGCCCAGCTACAGAGGCAGAATGATGTACCTGAGGCCAGGAGAGTACAGGAACCTCAGAGAGATGGGAATGGACAACATGCGGTTCAGCTCCATCAGACGCATC
- the LOC139925391 gene encoding gamma-crystallin M3-like: MGRIIFYEERNFQGRSYDCSSDCSDINMHLNRCNSCRVENGCFVVYDHPNFMGNQAFLRRGEYSDFQRMGGMMGMMGMAMMDTIRSCRMIPMHRGQFRMRVYERENFGGQMHELMDDCESLQDRYRMSDCQSCNVMDGHWLMFEQSNYRGRMMYLRPGEYRSMREMGMTNIMRISSIRRIMDMC, translated from the exons ATGGGCAGG ATCATTTTTTACGAGGAGAGGAACTTCCAGGGTCGTTCCTATGACTGCAGCAGCGACTGCTCCGATATCAACATGCACCTGAACCGCTGCAACTCCTGCAGGGTGGAGAACGGCTGTTTCGTGGTGTACGACCACCCCAACTTCATGGGTAATCAAGCCTTCCTGAGGAGAGGGGAGTACTCTGATTTTCAGCGTATGGGAGGCATGATGGGCATGATGGGCATGGCGATGATGGATACCATTCGCTCCTGTCGCATGATCCCTATG CACAGGGGACAGTTCCGGATGAGGGTCTATGAAAGAGAGAACTTTGGAGGCCAAATGCACGAGCTGATGGATGACTGTGAGTCTCTCCAGGATCGCTATCGTATGTCTGACTGCCAGTCTTGCAACGTGATGGACGGCCACTGGTTGATGTTCGAGCAGTCCAACTACCGAGGCAGGATGATGTACCTGAGGCCAGGAGAGTACAGGAGCATGAGAGAGATGGGAATGACCAACATCATGAGAATTAGCTCCATCAGACGTATCATGGATATGTGCTGA
- the LOC139925388 gene encoding gamma-crystallin M2-like: MERIGKIFFYEDKNFQGRYYECSSDCPELSSHFSHCNSIRVEGGAWVVYERPNFTGYQYVLMRGDYPDYQRWNGFNDTIRSCRLIRNSSRMHRIRIYERPDFSGQMIEFGEDMPNLLDRWRYREVHSAHVQDGIWVFYEHPNYRGRQYLLEKGEYRRHPEWGALHASVGSIRRVVDI, encoded by the exons ATGGAGCGCATTGGGAAG ATCTTCTTCTACGAGGACAAGAACTTCCAGGGTCGCTACTATGAGTGCAGCAGTGACTGTCCTGAGCTCAGCTCCCACTTCAGCCACTGTAACTCCATCCGGGTGGAAGGCGGGGCCTGGGTGGTCTATGAGAGACCCAACTTCACGGGCTACCAGTACGTCCTGATGAGAGGGGACTACCCCGACTACCAGCGTTGGAATGGCTTTAATGACACCATCCGCTCCTGTCGCCTTATCAGAAAT TCTTCCAGAATGCACAGGATTCGCATCTACGAACGTCCGGACTTCAGCGGCCAGATGATAGAGTTTGGCGAGGACATGCCCAACCTGCTGGATCGCTGGCGTTACCGTGAGGTTCACTCAGCCCATGTCCAGGACGGCATCTGGGTCTTCTATGAGCATCCCAACTACAGGGGGCGCCAGTACCTGCTGGAGAAGGGCGAATACAGGAGGCACCCCGAGTGGGGGGCCCTGCACGCCTCCGTGGGCTCCATTCGACGTGTCGTGGACATTTAG
- the LOC139925392 gene encoding gamma-crystallin M3-like: MTMGRIIFYEDRNFQGRSYETSSDCPELTSYLSRCNSCRVESGCFMVYERPNFMGHQMLARRGEYPDNQRLMGMSMSDCIRSCRMIPMHRGQFRMRIYEKENFGGQMHELMDDCDNMMDRFRMSDCQSCNVMDGHWLMYEQPSYRGRMMYLRPGEYRNLREMGMDNMRFSSMRRIMESC, encoded by the exons ATGACCATGGGCAGG ATCATCTTCTACGAGGACAGGAACTTCCAGGGTCGTTCCTATGAGACCAGCAGTGACTGTCCTGAACTGACCTCCTACCTGAGCAGGTGTAACTCCTGCAGGGTGGAGAGCGGCTGCTTCATGGTCTATGAGAGGCCAAACTTCATGGGCCATCAGATGCTGGCGAGGAGGGGAGAGTATCCAGACAACCAGCGCCTGATGGGAATGAGCATGAGCGACTGCATCCGATCCTGCCGTATGATCCCCATG CACAGGGGACAATTCAGAATGAGGATCTATGAGAAGGAAAACTTTGGAGGCCAGATGCACGAGCTGATGGACGACTGCGACAACATGATGGATCGTTTCCGCATGTCTGACTGCCAGTCTTGCAACGTGATGGACGGCCACTGGTTGATGTACGAGCAGCCCAGCTACAGAGGCAGAATGATGTACCTGAGGCCAGGAGAGTACAGGAACCTCAGAGAGATGGGAATGGACAACATGAGGTTCAGCTCCATGAGGCGCATCATGGAATCCTGTTAG